The following DNA comes from Lentibacillus sp. Marseille-P4043.
TTCCGGAACAGAAAAACATTTCCGATTTAGGTGGTACATTAAGGTTAGGAATTTATCCATGTAAACTGCAGGATGAAACGAAAACGAAAGCAGCATATGATGGGGAAGATCTCGTTTATGAACGTCATCGTCATCGGTATGAATTCAATAATGACTATCGTGAGCAGATGGAGAAAAGCGGATTTATTTTCTCAGGAACAAGTCCCGATGGAAGGTTAGTGGAAACAATTGAGTTAAACGACCATCCTTGGTTTGTTGCTTGCCAATTTCATCCGGAGTTTAAGTCACGTCCAACAAGACCACAAAGCTTATTTGCAGGTTTTATCGGAGCTGCAGTAAACCACCAACAATAATATTTTTTCAATCACTAAACCCGCTATTGTAGCGGGTTTTTGTGTGAATTAAGCTGGTGCTCATCTCATAAATACCACTTGTTTTTGAGATTTGTTCGTTAAAAAAGAGGAAATGGGCAGTTTTGTAGCGAAATAACTATAGCAGAGAGATATTGATACGAATAAGGATGGGTTGAGTTCTATGAGAAGAGAGATATTAATTGTTGATGATCAACCTGGTATACGATTATTGCTTCAGGAAGTTTTTATAAATGAAGGCTACCAAGTTGAGACAGCAAATACGGGGAAAGAAGCGTTAGAAAAAATACATAGTAACACATTTGATTTAATTATGCTGGATTATAAATTACCAATTGTTGATGGGGCAGAAGTTTTGCAACGATTGGAAGAGCAAGGAATTACGACACCTGCCATTTTGATGAGTGGCCTGGCAGAGGGATTAGTTAAGGAATCGGAAAAATATAGCATGGTGCAAGAGGTTATTGCCAAGCCATTTAATATTCAGGATGTTTGTTCAACGGTTAAAACGCTATTAGACAGAAAAGTACAGGCACAGGGGGAAGGAAAATAAAAAGGGCGTTTGGTGACTTTCGAAACTGAAGGACATATACGCTTCCTATTTCTTCATCATTTTCTTGCTACATAGGTAACGAATTGGTATTCTTATATGGTAGCTATTTAATTTAAGTAGATGATCGGGTGTCTATGAAGGAGGATATATAGTATGCCATTGGTATCAATGAAGGAAATGCTTGAAAAAGGGAAAGCAAATGGGTATGCTGTTGGACAGTTTAATTTAAATAATTTGGAATATGTCCAAGCAATATTGGAAGCAGCTGAAGCGGAAAAGTCACCCGTTATTTTAGGTGTGTCTGAAGGTGCTGGGAAATATATGGGTGGCTTTAACGTTGTCGTGGCAATGGTTAAGGCGCTAATGGAAGCAAAGGACGTAACAGTTCCAGTCGCTATTCATTTAGATCAT
Coding sequences within:
- a CDS encoding response regulator — protein: MRREILIVDDQPGIRLLLQEVFINEGYQVETANTGKEALEKIHSNTFDLIMLDYKLPIVDGAEVLQRLEEQGITTPAILMSGLAEGLVKESEKYSMVQEVIAKPFNIQDVCSTVKTLLDRKVQAQGEGK